The following are encoded together in the Limanda limanda chromosome 12, fLimLim1.1, whole genome shotgun sequence genome:
- the osr1 gene encoding protein odd-skipped-related 1 yields MGSKTLPAPVPLHPSLQLANYSLLQSSTGLQLPADHFHSIYSFSALHAIHLHQWTLGYPPLNLPRCTISKLPAQFSSMASIPIFPHLLQPKQGAAGLLQSSKNKPRFDFANLAAAATQDDHLKAEDLSMTGAAAAAQASPHHVTSVGLGCLLDVTKLSSPERKSSRGRLPSKTKKEFVCKFCGRHFTKSYNLLIHERTHTDERPYTCDICHKAFRRQDHLRDHRYIHSKEKPFKCQECGKGFCQSRTLAVHKTLHMQVKELKPAKIK; encoded by the exons ATGGGCAGCAAGACTCTGCCAGCACCCGTGCCTCTCCACCCATCCCTCCAGCTGGCCAACTACTCCCTCCTCCAGAGCTCCACCGGCCTCCAGCTGCCAGCAGACCATTTTCACAGCATCTACAGCTTCAGTGCCTTACACGCCATCCATCTCCATCAGTGGACCCTCGGCTACCCGCCTTTGAATCTGCCCCGCTGCACCATTTCCAAGCTGCCAGCTCAGTTTTCCTCCATGGCCTCAATCCCCATATTCCCCCACCTCTTGCAACCCAAGCAGGGTGCCGCAGGGCTGCTGCAGAGCTCCAAGAACAAGCCCCGCTTTGACTTTGCCAACCTAGCGGCAGCAGCCACCCAGGACGACCATCTGAAGGCAGAGGACCTGAGCATGACGGGTgccgctgcagcagcacaggcgTCACCTCACCACGTGACCTCAGTTGGCCTTGGATGCCTCCTGGATGTGACCAAGCTCTCCTCACCGGAACGCAAGTCCAGCCGAGGCCGACTGCCCTCCAAGACCAAGAAAGAATTTGTCTGCAAGTTCTGCGGCCGCCATTTTACCAAATCCTACAATCTTTTGATCCACGAGAGGACGCACACGGACGAGAGACCATATACCTGTGATATCTGCCACAAGGCCTTCAGAAGACAGGACCACCTTCGGGACCACAG GTATATTCATTCCAAAGAAAAGCCCTTCAAATGTCAGGAGTGCGGGAAGGGCTTCTGTCAGTCCAGGACTCTGGCTGTCCACAAAACATTACACATGCAGGTCAAGGAACTGAAGCCAGCCAAGATCAAGTGA